A stretch of the Cyprinus carpio isolate SPL01 chromosome B4, ASM1834038v1, whole genome shotgun sequence genome encodes the following:
- the LOC109085539 gene encoding gastrula zinc finger protein XlCGF52.1-like: MAVIKEESEDIKIEEAFKVKQEDTEEQTGLISLKEEGPELNGMEEKAEKHHDFTTEEKYFSFSQTEKTSTQKTAEKTGARSYFSCQECGKSFNQHRNLEVHMRLHSGEKPFSCQQCGKKFTQKGSLKIHMRIHTGERPYTCQQCEKSFTHRGTLNAHMRTHPGKNPFSCTVCGKSFSRKESLKTHVRIHTGERPFVCGQCGKSFRCKISLNYHMRIHSRENNFKCYQCGMSFTDRNHLKNHVITHTGEKPFMCHHCGKNCSNKTSLEVHTRVHTGERPFTCPQCGKSFTVKGNLQTHIRVHTGEKPFTCHQCEKRFTYQKDLKRHMQSHSGKKLQSSECDKRLKKLSNFKHDLDIHSGGRQYKCDLCNKNFLLPSHLKIHMKSHGFVRPYFCSLCGKGFKWLGSLKWHQKICICAKLILIV; encoded by the exons ATGGCAGTCATTAAGGAGGAGAGCGAAGACATTAAAATTGAAGAGGCATTTAAAgtgaaacaagaagatactgaggaacaaacag gtCTGATTTCACTAAAAGAGGAAGGTCCAGAACTCAATGGAATGGAAGAGAAAGCTGAGAAACATCACGATTTCACAactgaagaaaaatattttagtttctCACAGACTGAAAAGACTTCCACACAAAAAACAGCTGAAAAGACGGGAGCTAGAAGTTATTTTTCTTGCcaagagtgtggaaagagtttcaatcaaCATAGAAACCTTGAAGTCCACATGAGACTTCACagtggagagaagcctttcagctgccaacagtgtggaaaaaaatttactcaaaaaggaagccttaaaatccacatgagaattcacactggagagaggccttACACCTGCCAGcagtgtgaaaagagttttaCACATAGAGGAACCCTTAATGCTCATATGAGAACTCATCCTGGAAAAAACCCTTTCAGTTGCACAGTCTGTGGAAAGAGCTTTTCACGAAAAGAGAGTCTTAAGACTCAcgtgagaattcacactggagagaggccaTTCGTATGTGGtcagtgcggaaagagtttcAGATGTAAAATAAGCCTTAATTAtcacatgaggattcactcaAGAGAGAACAATTTCAAATGTTATCAGTGTGGAATGAGTTTTACAGACCGGAATCACCTTAAGAATCATGTGataactcacactggagagaagcctttcatgtgccatcactgtggaaagaATTGCTCAAACAAAACAAGCCTTGAGGTTCACACAAgggttcacactggagagaggcctttcacctgccctcagtgtgggaagagttttacaGTTAAAGGAAACCTTCAGACTCACATAAgagttcacacaggagagaaaccattcacatgtCATCAGTGTGAAAAGAGATTCACATATCAAAAGGACCTGAAACGTCATATGCAATCTCATTCTGGGAAGAAACTGCAGAGTTCTGAGTGTGATAAGAGGTTAAAAAAATTGAGCAATTTTAAACATGATCTGGACATTCACTCTGGAGGAAGGCAATATAAGTGCGATCTGTGTAATAAGAACTTTCTCTTGCCATCACATTTAAAGATACACATGAAAAGTCATGGATTTGTGAGACcatatttttgttctttgtgtggaaaggGTTTTAAATGGCTCGGCAGTTTGAAATGGCACCAGAAAATATGTATCTGtgctaaattaattttgattgtATAG